One part of the Kwoniella dendrophila CBS 6074 chromosome 5, complete sequence genome encodes these proteins:
- a CDS encoding glutamine-tRNA ligase translates to MPPKFDPKSPENASLISLFQGLGLAEKSATELVRQPKSGLAFKSLVDEFSLENNKYDEKTASALVKLSASSGKLGPAERGFIVKKIEIGDIKSSDQVTAAVKYAEGNPAGTPINEEEFNKACGVGIDITAAQLPELLRSYISSLPTAPENWAGLSAVLGGIRSGASDLKWANAGEVKSSLETIFTELFGTKEAAQAAAKAQATSAAKTKPAPKPKAAVASSSAEASSSTSPVIPTNIFREGFLSDFHKPGENPQINPKLKEQHLEFTKGMVYTRFPPEPNGYLHIGHVKAIMVDFGYAKFHGGRTYLRFDDTNPEAEEGRYFQSILETVRWLGFEPWKITYSSDNFDQLYQWAVELTRRGKAYVCTCSAEKMKADRGLGKGQPVPCEHRDRPIEESLREFERMKNGEYPEQGAALRMKMDLSSGNPYMWDGVAYRVKLAPHHRTGDKWKIYPTYDFTHCLCDSIENISHSLCTVEFIPARESYEWLCDALEVYKARQYEFARLNLQGTFLSKRKIAKLVNNKLVKDWDDPRLYTIIALRRRGIPPGALLSFVSDLGVTTSESVVEIQRFESSVRSYLEESAPRLMMVLNPIKLIIENVADDYRVPVQVPLHPKVPAMGTVETSFTKEVYIDAEDFREEDSPDYFRLAPGKSVGLFKAPFPVTCTSYSKDPVTGQVNEIRCRLEDTGNVKKAKAYIQWVNVPESIKIDEVRYFKPLFRSDPPPADFESDVNPESLEVYKNAVIEPAFYELSKKAILDARKESEERTKKAKKESSIKSPEESKAVEGSEASKHLEDEPVVTAEQLVGMENIRFQGMRLAYFSVDRESKIGCLDENEATKPGKKDGDKIILNRIVSLKEDSGKKA, encoded by the exons ATGCCACCAAAATTCGATCCTAAATCTCCTGAGAATGCTTCATTGATATCATTATTTCAAGGTTTAGGTCTAGCAGAAAAATCAGCTACAGAATTAGTTAGACAACCAAAATCAGGTTTAGCGTTTAAATCTTTAGTTGACGAATTCAGTCTAGAAAATAATAAGTATGATGAGAAGACTGCAAGTGCTTTAGTCAAATTATCTGCATCAAGTGGGAAATTAGGTCCAGCAGAAAGAGGTTTTatagtgaagaagattgaaattggtgataTAAAATCATCTGACCAAGTCACAG CCGCTGTAAAATATGCTGAAGGAAATCCAGCCGGTACACCTATAAACGAAGAAGAGTTTAATAAAGCTTGTGGTGTTG GAATCGACATAACCGCCGCTCAACTTCCTGAATTACTAAGATCATATATCTCTTCGCTTCCTACCGCCCCGGAGAACTGGGCAGGTCTTAGTGCTGTATTAGGTGGAATCAGAAGTGGTGCTTCTGACTTGAA ATGGGCCAATGCTGGAGAagtcaaatcatcattagaGACTATATTCACCGAACTCTTCGGTACCaaagaagctgctcaagCAGCTGCAAAAGCGCAAGCAACATCTGCAGCTAAGACTAAACCTGCccctaaacctaaagcagcagtggcatcatcttcagcagaagcttcatcatctacttcCCCCGTTATTCCAACAAACATCTTCAGAGAAGGTTTCCTTTCTGATTTCCATAAACCAGGAGAAAACCCTCAAATCAACCCAAAATTAAAGGAACAACATCTTGAATTCACAAAAGGAATGGTATACACTCGTTTCCCTCCTGAACCTAATGGTTATTTACATATCG GTCACGTAAAGGCTATTATGGTCGACTTCGGTTACGCTAAATTCCATGGTGGACGAACATATCTTAG ATTTGACGATACCAAccctgaagctgaagaaggaagatACTTCCAATCCATTCTCGAAACTGTTCGATGGTTAGGATTTGAACCTTGGAAGATCACATATTCAAGTGACAACTTTGATCAATTATACCAATGGGCTGTAGAGTTGACAAGGAGAGGAAAAGCATATGTCTGTACATGTAGTG CCGAGAAAATGAAAGCAGATCgaggtttaggtaaaggtcaACCAGTACCATGTGAACATCGTGATAGACCTATAGAAGAATCATTACGTGAATTCGAAAGGATGAAAAATGGAGAATACCCAGAACAAGGTGCTGCGttaagaatgaaaatggatttaTCAAGTGGTAATCCTTATATGTGGGATGGTGTTGCTTATAGAGTTAAATTGGCACCTCATCATCGGACCGGTGATAAGTGGA AGATCTACCCAACCTACGACTTCACTCACTGTCTTTGTGATAGTATAGAAAACATCTC ACACTCCCTCTGTACCGTCGAATTCATCCCCGCTCGAGAATCATACGAATGGCTCTGTGACGCTTTAGAGGTATACAAAGCTAGACAGTACGAGTTCGCTCGATTGAACTTGCAAGGTACTTTCCTCTCTAAACGAAAGATTGCCAAAttggtcaacaacaaattagTGAAAGATTGGGATGATCCTCGTCTTTACACTATCATCGCTTTACGAAGAAGGGGTATACCACCAGGtgcattattatcatttgtaTCAGACTTAGGTGTCACTACTTCCGAATCTGTAGTGGAGATCCAAAGATTCGAGTCATCAGTCCGATCATATCTCGAAGAATCAGCACCACGATTAATGATGGTTCTCAACCCTATCAAACTTATCATCGAAAACGTTGCCGATGACTACCGAGTTCCTGTTCAAGTTCCCTTACATCCTAAAGTACCTGCTATGGGTACAGTGGAAACATCATTCACCAAAGAAGTATAtattgatgctgaagatttccgagaagaagattcaccAGATTATTTCAGATTAGCACCTGGAAAATCAGTCGGATTATTCAAAGCACCATTCCCTGTCACATGTACATCATATAGTAAAGATCCAGTTACAGGACAAGTAAATGAAATTAGATGTAGATTAGAAGATACAGGTAATGtcaaaaaagctaaagcataTATTCAATGGGTTAATGTACCcgaatcaatcaaaattgatgaagttaGATATTTTAAACCATTATTCAGAAGTGATCCACCTCCAGCAGATTTCGAATCTGATGTGAATCCAGAATCTTTGGAAGTTTACAAAAATGCTGTTATCGAACCTGCTTTCtatgaattatctaaaaaagCTATTTTAGATGCAAGaaaagaatctgaagaaagaactaaaaaagctaaaaaagaatcttctatcaaatcacctgaagaaagTAAAGCTGTAGAAGGTAGTGAAGCTTCAAAacatttagaagatgaacctgTTGTTACAGCTGAACAATTAGTTGGTATGGAAAATATTAGATTCCAAGGTATGAGATTAGCTTATTTCTCTGTTGATAGAGAAAGTAAGATTGGTTGTTTGGATGAAAACGAAGCTACTAAACCtggaaagaaagatggtgataagATCATCTTGAATAGAATTGTCTCATTGAAAGAGGATTCCGGAAAGAAGGCTTAA
- a CDS encoding 40S ribosomal protein S3 produces the protein MASSQQISKKRKFVADGVFQAELNEFFTRELAEEGYSGCEVRVTHARTEIIIRATHTQDVLGEKGRRIRELKALVEKRFKFPENSLELYAEKVQFRGLSAVAQAESLRYKLLGGLAMRRACYGVLRFVMESGAKGCEVVVSGKLRAARAKSMKFTDGFMVHSGQPAADYIDYAVRHVLLRQGVLGIKVKIMKPFDPEGRQGPSKNLPDVINMVEPKPEGSIEIRSEHKEPQVQAIPPPAQAQQPQEAQPAAEGQY, from the exons atggCTTCATCTCAACAAATCtcaaaaaagagaaagttCGTCGCTGACGGTGTCTTCCAAGCTGAGCTCAACGAGTTCTT CACTCGAGAACTCGCTGAAGAGGGTTACTCAGGATGTGAAGTCAGAGTTACTCACGCCAGAACTGAAATTATCATCAGAGCCACTCACACTCaagatgttttaggtgaaaaaggtagaagaattagagaattaaaagctttagttgaaaaaagattcaaattcCCAGAAAACTCTTTAGAATTATACGCTGAAAAAGTTCAATTCAGAGGTCTTTCTGCCGTtgctcaagctgaatctTTAAGATACAAATTACTCGGTGGTCTTGCCATGAGAAG AGCCTGTTACGGTGTCCTCAGATTCGTTATGGAATCAGGTGCTAAAGGTTGTGAAGTTGTTGTATCTGGTAAACTTAGAGCTGCCAGAGCTAAATCAATGAAATTCACCGATGGTTTCATGGTTCACTCTGGTCAACCTGCCGCCGATTACATTGATTACGCCGTCAGACACGTCTTATTGAGACAAGGTGTATTAGGTATCAAAGTTAAGATCATGAAACCATTCGACCCAGAAGGAAGACAAGGTCCATCCAAAAACTTACCTGATGTTATCAACATGGTTGA ACCAAAACCAGAAGGTTCAATCGAAATCAGATCAGAACACAAAGAACCTCAAGTTCAAGCTATCCCACCTCCTGCTCAAGCCCAACAACCTCAAGAAGCTCAACCAGCTGCTGAAGGTCAATACTAG
- a CDS encoding mRNA surveillance protein pelota, protein MKLINKHIEKDGSGYVTLRPEDDEDMWHVYNLISEGDHVRALAVRRVQTVSSTGSSDSYRVKTNLTLEVTKTTFSSAASSSSTQSNGSGLSKNNSEPTASLQISGKVIEENEFVKLGSYHTLDLEANRDFRLSKLTGWDSIALERIQESTQEGRGAEIGAIVCGNEGNATLCLLSEHMTIVKQRIDCSIPRKRKGGTSSHEKALENYLKTVYESILRLIPFQDLKAIVIASPGFTKDTLYDYIFQQANLTSNKPLLQSRSKWIKVHSNTSHVHGLVEALRAPEVAKMLSGAKFAREGVGLDKFHKMLATDELRAWYGPEHVALAVDRGAVGTLLISDDLFRSSDPVKRNHYVEMVEAVRARGGEALIFSSMHESGQQLNLLTGIAAILTYPLDIEVVEMEEREEKERLEKEKNGNEPNEDEE, encoded by the exons atgaagttgataaacaAACATATTGAAAAGGATGGATCT GGTTATGTGACCCTTCGtccagaagatgatgaagatatgtgGCATGTATATAATCTGATATCGGAG GGAGACCACGTCAGAGCTTTAGCTGTTCGAAGAGTACAGACAGTTTCATCAACAGGATCATCCGATTCATATCGAGTTAAAACTAATTTAACTTTAGAAGTTACAAAGACAACATTTAGTTCagctgcatcatcatcatcaacacaAAGTAATGGAAGtggattatcaaaaaatAATTCAGAACCTACAGCATCATTACAAATTAGTGGGAAagtaattgaagaaaatgaatttgttAAATTAGGTTCTTATCATACattagatttagaagctAACAGAGATTttagattatcaaaattaacTGGATGGGATTCAATTGCATTAGAAAGAATTCAAGAATCAACACAAGAAGGTAGAGGTGCAGAAATTGGTGCAATTGTTTGTggaaatgaaggtaatgcAACTTTATGTTTATTATCTGAACATATGACAATAGTTAAACAAAGAATTGATTGTTCAATaccaagaaaaagaaaaggtggCACTTCATCAcatgaaaaagctttagaaaatTATTTAAAAACTGTTTATGAATCTATATTAAGATTAATTCCATTTCAAGATTTAAAAGCTATCGTAATTGCTTCACCAGGTTTTACAAAAGATACtttatatgattatatttTCCAACAAGCTAATTTAACTTCgaataaacctttattacaatcaagatcaaaatggatTAAAGTTCATTCAAATACTTCACATGTACATGGTTTagttgaagctttaagagCACCAGAAGTAGCTAAAATGTTGTCAGGTGCTAAATTTGCCAGAGAAGGTGTGGGGTTAGACAA ATTCCATAAAATGCTTGCCACAGATGAACTTCGAGCTTGGTATGGACCTGAACATGTCGCATTAGCCGTTGATAGAGGTGCCGTAGGGACATTATTGATATCAGATGATCTATTCAG ATCTTCCGACCCAGTCAAGCGAAACCATTATGTTGAGATGGTGGAAGCGGTTAGAGCCAGGGGAGGAGAAGCATTAATTTTCTCATCGATGCACGAGTCAGGTCAACAGCTAAACTTGTTAACTGGAATAGCGGCTATTTTGACTTATCCATTAGACATCGAAGTTGTCGAAATGgaagagagagaagagaaagaaaggttagaaaaggagaagaatgggaatgagCCTAATGAGGATGAGGAATAG